A region of Chitinophaga horti DNA encodes the following proteins:
- a CDS encoding glycosyl hydrolase codes for MKGKYFFSLIGCLFAMLTASAQSPEAVFRQPPEAARPWVFWYWMHGAVSKAGIKADLEAMREAGIAGAYLMPIKDTSSRVPFAPTVRQLSPEWWEMVRYAMQEAKRLQLKIGMHFSDGFALGGGPWIKPEQSMQQLVWTKTYVRGGNNAIYLPKPEHREGFYIDIAVYAYPLAHTVRKQQPVVTTSNGTPAQFLATPQTSSFRCDSTCWIQYRYTDPFTLRSLMIRTGGNTFQALRLMLQASDDGINFRHITRLDPPRHGWQETGIDYTFAIPPTTASYFRFVYDKSGTEPGAEDLDAAKWKPSLKVTGIYLSDESQIHQYEAKNGSMWRVAHTTTTTQIPEKEAVPLSQVRKLDAKLDNDGRLHWTPPPGDWVILRIGHTSTGHRNATGGAASGLECDKFSEAAINLQFDSWFGQAFAKTDPGVAKDVLKYFHIDSWECGSQNWSATFPAEFRKRRGYDLMPYLPVMAGIPVGSAAMAEKVLYDVRRTIAELVRDVFYKTLAARAHAKGCEISMESVAPVMQSDNLLHYQHADLPMGEFWLNSPTHDKPNDMLDAISGGRIYGKNVIAAESFTSVRMNWGEHPGNLKIVGDRNFALGINKMVIHVFTHNPWTEKKPGMTLDGVGLYYQRDQTWFKQSKAWIAYLARCQSLLQLGRPVTDIAVFAGEQLPRRALLPDRLVSSLPGLFGPERMTTEQKRLANDGQPLRTKPAGVNHSANMADPEDWVNALNGYQYDSFNPDVLMQMTVKNGRVVLPGGASYTVLVFPLVHPLQADAGLWSVTSAKQLARLVREGATVLMDTKTPVTGIGIKDKDAAVKQVFADLIANTGKGKFIQLPYMATTLPVKRDVERHNTGGRFAWTHRATSDADIYFISNQEDSAQLFVLSLRATGSVVEVMDPVDGSIRSVGVGADQRIRLQMAAAQSLFLVVRQGVGTKRGEVSATGNVRTSAVTGSAVGMPHQSNARANVDRSGNDVQIPLSGSWRVHFDTAYGGPATAVTMPVLKSWSQADDPRVRYYSGTAKYTQAFTLQSMPNEKRIFLEIDSIFNIATVRINGVDCGTLWTPPYELDVTNAVRKGDNQIEIEVSNTWHNRLIGDQLPGAKKVTYTTAPFRLKDQPLLPAGITGKVQLDIR; via the coding sequence ATGAAAGGAAAGTATTTTTTTAGTTTGATAGGCTGTCTGTTCGCCATGCTGACTGCCTCCGCGCAGTCGCCGGAAGCCGTATTCCGCCAGCCGCCAGAAGCGGCACGCCCCTGGGTATTCTGGTACTGGATGCATGGTGCCGTATCAAAAGCAGGTATCAAAGCCGACCTGGAAGCGATGCGCGAAGCCGGTATTGCCGGTGCCTATCTCATGCCCATCAAAGACACTTCCTCAAGAGTTCCTTTTGCCCCGACGGTAAGGCAACTCTCACCCGAATGGTGGGAAATGGTACGTTACGCCATGCAGGAAGCAAAGCGCCTGCAACTCAAGATCGGCATGCACTTCAGTGACGGCTTTGCACTAGGCGGCGGTCCGTGGATAAAGCCGGAGCAATCGATGCAGCAACTCGTATGGACCAAAACGTATGTACGTGGGGGTAATAACGCTATTTATCTTCCGAAACCGGAACATCGTGAGGGTTTCTATATAGACATTGCCGTATATGCATATCCTTTAGCGCATACGGTCCGCAAGCAACAGCCAGTGGTAACTACGAGCAACGGCACGCCTGCACAATTCCTCGCCACTCCTCAAACCAGCTCTTTCCGCTGTGACTCCACATGCTGGATCCAATATCGGTATACAGACCCATTCACTTTACGTTCACTCATGATTCGTACGGGAGGCAATACGTTTCAGGCTTTGAGACTGATGCTGCAAGCCAGCGATGACGGTATCAACTTCCGCCATATCACCCGCCTCGACCCACCGCGACATGGATGGCAGGAAACAGGCATCGATTATACCTTTGCTATTCCGCCCACTACCGCTTCTTATTTCCGTTTCGTGTATGATAAGTCCGGCACGGAGCCAGGCGCAGAAGACCTCGATGCTGCGAAATGGAAACCGTCCCTGAAAGTAACGGGTATCTATCTAAGTGATGAATCGCAGATCCATCAATACGAGGCAAAAAATGGCAGCATGTGGCGCGTAGCGCATACTACCACCACAACGCAAATTCCCGAAAAAGAGGCGGTGCCGCTAAGCCAGGTGCGAAAACTCGACGCCAAACTCGATAACGACGGCCGCCTGCATTGGACGCCGCCGCCCGGCGATTGGGTGATATTACGCATCGGGCATACATCTACCGGGCATCGTAATGCTACGGGCGGTGCTGCTAGTGGACTGGAATGCGATAAGTTCAGTGAAGCCGCCATCAACCTGCAATTCGACAGCTGGTTCGGACAGGCATTCGCTAAAACTGATCCTGGGGTCGCCAAAGATGTGCTTAAATACTTTCACATTGATAGCTGGGAGTGCGGCAGCCAGAACTGGTCGGCCACCTTTCCAGCCGAATTTCGCAAACGCCGTGGTTATGACCTGATGCCGTACCTGCCAGTAATGGCGGGCATCCCGGTAGGGAGTGCAGCCATGGCAGAAAAGGTGTTGTATGATGTGCGCCGAACGATCGCGGAACTTGTGCGCGATGTGTTTTATAAAACATTGGCCGCCCGTGCCCATGCAAAAGGTTGCGAAATCAGTATGGAGAGCGTGGCTCCGGTTATGCAGAGCGATAACCTGTTGCACTACCAGCATGCAGATTTGCCCATGGGTGAGTTTTGGCTGAATAGCCCGACGCACGACAAGCCGAACGATATGCTCGATGCGATCAGTGGCGGCCGTATCTATGGTAAAAACGTTATCGCCGCGGAATCCTTTACTTCTGTGCGTATGAACTGGGGCGAGCACCCCGGCAATCTTAAGATCGTAGGTGACCGCAACTTTGCGTTGGGCATTAATAAGATGGTCATTCACGTATTCACACATAATCCCTGGACGGAAAAAAAGCCCGGCATGACGCTGGACGGCGTCGGGCTTTACTATCAACGTGATCAAACCTGGTTTAAACAAAGTAAGGCGTGGATAGCTTACCTCGCGCGCTGCCAGTCCCTGTTACAACTGGGGCGGCCGGTGACGGATATAGCCGTATTCGCCGGCGAACAACTGCCTCGCCGCGCTTTGCTGCCCGACAGGTTAGTGAGCAGTTTACCTGGGCTGTTTGGGCCTGAAAGAATGACTACGGAACAAAAGCGCCTGGCGAATGACGGCCAGCCTTTGCGCACGAAACCGGCAGGCGTTAACCACTCAGCAAACATGGCTGATCCGGAGGATTGGGTGAATGCGCTCAACGGCTATCAGTATGATTCTTTTAACCCGGACGTGCTGATGCAAATGACCGTGAAGAACGGCCGCGTGGTGTTGCCGGGTGGCGCGAGTTACACGGTGCTGGTATTTCCGCTGGTCCATCCTTTACAGGCCGACGCCGGACTTTGGTCGGTCACATCCGCAAAACAACTCGCCAGGCTGGTGCGCGAAGGGGCTACTGTCTTGATGGATACGAAAACGCCGGTTACAGGCATCGGCATCAAAGACAAAGATGCCGCCGTAAAACAGGTGTTTGCAGATTTGATAGCAAACACCGGGAAGGGGAAGTTTATCCAGCTTCCATACATGGCGACAACGCTGCCCGTAAAAAGAGACGTGGAGCGTCATAATACAGGCGGCCGTTTTGCCTGGACGCACCGGGCCACAAGCGATGCCGACATCTACTTCATATCGAACCAGGAAGACAGCGCCCAACTGTTCGTCCTGTCGCTGCGGGCAACGGGCAGCGTGGTAGAGGTGATGGATCCGGTAGATGGCAGCATACGTTCGGTCGGTGTTGGTGCGGATCAACGCATTCGTTTGCAGATGGCAGCTGCGCAGTCGCTTTTCCTGGTCGTACGGCAAGGTGTCGGTACCAAACGGGGTGAAGTTTCCGCTACAGGCAATGTTAGGACGAGCGCCGTTACCGGAAGTGCTGTGGGAATGCCACATCAAAGCAATGCCAGGGCGAACGTCGATCGCAGCGGTAATGATGTTCAAATTCCGCTATCAGGCAGTTGGCGCGTTCATTTCGACACAGCCTACGGCGGACCAGCAACTGCGGTAACGATGCCCGTCCTCAAATCCTGGTCGCAGGCTGACGATCCGCGCGTACGATACTATTCAGGCACGGCAAAATATACGCAAGCATTCACGCTGCAATCCATGCCCAACGAAAAACGCATCTTCCTGGAAATAGATAG
- a CDS encoding glycoside hydrolase family 127 protein, with translation MMRRYMITVMMCCYGLTSLAQGGLVNTSASPHAKLHSPDMQAVRWTKGFWADRFAVCRDAMMPQLWQTYTSETMCYAFKNFKVAAGLDTGRFRGPSFHDGDFYKTLESVAAVYAVTRDNRLKSWMDTAISVIAKAQRDNGYIYTKNIIEQRKTGKQQSFDDKLSFEAYNFGHLMTAACVHYRATSDTSLLTVARKAADFLIGFYNTASPEQARNAICPSHYMGLTELYRTTNDKRYLDLVVKLIDIRGTVEGTDDNSDRAPFRDMQKVVGHAVRANYLFAGVADVFAETGDSSLWRPLEKMWHNVVNSKMYVTGGCGALYDGVSVDGTAYNPDTVQRVHQAYGRDFQLPNHSAHNETCANIGNMLWNWRMFLVTGDAKYIDVLELALYNSVLSGVSLDGGKYFYTNPLAASADYPYHLRWEGGRIPYISKSNCCPPNTVRTIAEVNDYVYSVGENELYVNLYGGNIFNDKSTGMRLEQVSNYPWDGKVSLDVKDAPAKEYSVLFRIPGWCRQYSLRVNGQAQPKQVSNGYQALKRRWKPGEADRAGDGDACNAHRIASARRRNP, from the coding sequence ATGATGAGAAGATACATGATAACAGTGATGATGTGCTGCTATGGCCTCACGAGCCTCGCGCAGGGAGGGTTGGTGAATACAAGCGCCAGCCCGCACGCTAAACTGCATTCCCCTGATATGCAGGCTGTGAGGTGGACGAAAGGCTTTTGGGCCGACCGTTTCGCCGTATGCCGCGACGCCATGATGCCCCAGCTGTGGCAAACGTATACCAGCGAAACGATGTGTTATGCGTTTAAAAATTTCAAGGTAGCTGCCGGCTTGGATACCGGCCGGTTTCGCGGCCCGTCCTTTCACGATGGCGACTTTTATAAGACATTGGAATCGGTAGCCGCGGTATATGCGGTCACCCGCGACAATCGCCTCAAGTCCTGGATGGATACGGCGATATCAGTGATTGCAAAAGCGCAGCGGGATAACGGGTACATTTACACGAAGAACATCATTGAGCAAAGAAAAACAGGCAAACAGCAATCGTTCGATGATAAGCTGAGTTTCGAGGCCTATAATTTTGGTCACCTGATGACGGCCGCCTGTGTGCATTACCGCGCCACAAGCGACACGTCCTTGCTTACGGTCGCCCGCAAAGCGGCTGACTTCCTCATCGGGTTCTACAACACGGCAAGTCCTGAGCAAGCCCGCAATGCCATCTGCCCCTCACACTACATGGGCTTAACAGAACTTTACCGCACCACGAACGATAAACGATACCTTGACCTGGTCGTTAAACTCATCGACATTCGCGGCACGGTGGAAGGTACGGACGATAACAGCGATCGCGCGCCTTTCCGGGATATGCAAAAGGTGGTAGGGCACGCTGTAAGAGCAAACTACCTGTTCGCCGGTGTGGCCGACGTCTTCGCAGAAACCGGCGACAGCAGCCTTTGGCGGCCGCTCGAGAAGATGTGGCATAATGTCGTGAACAGTAAAATGTATGTGACCGGAGGCTGCGGCGCTTTGTATGATGGCGTTTCGGTGGATGGTACGGCGTACAATCCCGACACAGTACAACGTGTACACCAGGCCTATGGACGAGATTTCCAGCTCCCTAATCATAGTGCCCATAACGAGACCTGTGCCAATATCGGCAACATGCTCTGGAACTGGCGCATGTTCCTCGTTACAGGGGACGCAAAGTATATCGACGTATTGGAACTGGCATTATATAACAGCGTGTTGAGCGGCGTGAGTTTGGATGGCGGAAAGTACTTCTACACCAATCCCCTGGCCGCATCGGCTGACTATCCCTACCATTTGCGTTGGGAGGGCGGCCGCATTCCCTACATCAGCAAATCGAATTGCTGCCCGCCCAATACGGTGCGCACGATCGCGGAGGTGAATGATTATGTATACAGCGTAGGGGAGAATGAGCTGTACGTGAATCTGTATGGCGGCAATATATTCAACGATAAATCCACCGGCATGCGGTTGGAGCAGGTGAGTAATTATCCCTGGGATGGAAAAGTTAGTCTGGATGTCAAAGACGCGCCTGCCAAAGAATACAGTGTGTTATTCCGGATTCCGGGCTGGTGCAGGCAGTATAGCTTACGGGTAAACGGACAGGCGCAGCCCAAACAGGTATCGAACGGGTACCAGGCGTTAAAACGGCGCTGGAAGCCGGGCGAAGCGGATAGAGCTGGTGATGGAGATGCCTGCAACGCTCATCGAATCGCATCCGCTCGTAGAAGAAACCCGTAA
- a CDS encoding alpha-rhamnosidase, whose product MKRTFVLFCLIAPLLAALATQGQQARWIWYPGDYDIWLSNKFQNRRTERGTFLPVFWKMDSHYVLMDFHKIIQLQQPEDLDIAVEGEYQVKLDGKLLEGKPDRVTIPAGKHKINIKVFSQATVPAIYVKGKTIVSDSSWLVTFEDKEWIDETGKASDVSATRWLQADFSSFADPDQLPSAYRLPVRPEFARTTQVNGNSRLVDFGKETFGFVVLHGLSGNGKLSIYYGESKEEALSEQRAETLDRLIVNLPGKRDSIMPLSKAFRYVNIVTDNNVSLDSVSMLFEYADIPDKGSFTCNDATINQIYDVAKYTLHLCSREFFIDGIKRDRWIWSGDAYQSNLMNYYLMNDNESVTRTLYALRGKDPVTSHINTIMDYTFYWFLGIYDYYLYTGDKHFMRQNYDRMKSLADYVLGRRNKDGLLAGLPGDWIFIDWAAGLSKEGEVSFEQLLFARSLEALSICADLVGDAEGAVRYKSLAADLKQKLFAIYWNDDKKALVHSRVHGRPTENVTRYANMFAIFFGYFSPEQQQAVKTSVLLNDRIPKITTPYMRFYELEALCAMGEQNYVLNEMKNYWGGMLKLGATSFWEEYDPSKKGVEHYAMYGRDFGKSLCHAWGASPIYLLGKYYLGVKPLTAGYATYVIEPVLGGLQWMQGKVPVPGGEIDLYVSTREVKVKAPFGQGTLRIRSKTKPSGIEVNAVAKAGNWYEIPVAPGRDYVVKYTAMP is encoded by the coding sequence ATGAAAAGAACGTTCGTCCTGTTTTGCCTTATTGCGCCCCTTTTAGCCGCGCTTGCCACGCAGGGGCAGCAGGCCCGCTGGATCTGGTATCCCGGTGATTATGACATCTGGCTAAGCAACAAGTTCCAGAACCGCCGTACGGAGCGCGGCACCTTTTTGCCTGTCTTCTGGAAGATGGACAGTCACTACGTATTAATGGACTTCCACAAAATCATTCAATTGCAGCAGCCCGAAGACCTGGACATCGCCGTGGAAGGGGAGTACCAGGTGAAACTCGACGGTAAGCTGCTGGAGGGAAAGCCTGATCGGGTAACCATTCCCGCCGGCAAACATAAGATCAATATCAAAGTGTTTTCACAGGCGACAGTGCCTGCCATCTATGTGAAAGGCAAGACGATTGTGAGTGATAGCAGCTGGCTTGTAACCTTTGAGGACAAGGAATGGATCGATGAAACGGGCAAAGCGTCTGATGTATCGGCTACTCGCTGGCTGCAGGCGGATTTTAGTTCGTTTGCCGATCCCGATCAGCTGCCATCGGCTTACAGGCTGCCCGTTCGCCCCGAGTTTGCCCGTACTACGCAGGTAAACGGCAACTCCCGCTTGGTGGATTTCGGCAAAGAAACCTTCGGCTTCGTCGTACTGCACGGCCTCTCTGGCAACGGTAAATTGAGCATCTATTACGGAGAAAGTAAGGAAGAAGCATTGAGTGAACAGCGCGCAGAAACGCTCGACCGGCTGATCGTGAATCTCCCCGGCAAACGCGATTCCATCATGCCGTTATCTAAAGCGTTCCGCTATGTGAATATTGTAACCGACAACAACGTATCGCTCGACTCCGTATCAATGCTGTTTGAGTACGCCGATATCCCGGATAAAGGCAGTTTCACCTGCAACGATGCGACGATCAACCAGATATACGACGTAGCAAAGTATACACTGCACCTCTGTAGCCGCGAATTTTTCATCGACGGTATCAAACGCGATCGCTGGATATGGAGCGGTGATGCGTACCAGAGCAATTTGATGAATTATTACCTGATGAACGATAATGAAAGCGTGACGCGCACCCTGTACGCCTTACGTGGCAAAGATCCGGTGACGAGCCACATCAATACGATCATGGATTATACGTTCTACTGGTTCCTGGGCATTTATGATTACTACCTTTACACAGGTGATAAACATTTTATGCGGCAGAATTACGATCGTATGAAAAGCCTCGCCGACTATGTATTGGGCAGGCGTAATAAGGACGGGCTGCTCGCCGGATTACCAGGTGATTGGATCTTCATCGACTGGGCGGCCGGACTTAGCAAAGAAGGCGAAGTAAGCTTCGAACAATTGCTGTTTGCCAGGAGCCTGGAGGCTTTGTCCATCTGCGCCGACCTGGTAGGCGATGCAGAAGGTGCTGTTCGTTACAAATCACTGGCAGCGGATTTGAAACAAAAACTGTTTGCCATTTATTGGAATGACGATAAAAAAGCACTCGTCCACAGCCGCGTTCACGGCCGCCCAACGGAAAACGTAACCCGCTATGCCAATATGTTCGCCATCTTCTTTGGATACTTCAGCCCGGAGCAACAGCAGGCCGTGAAGACGTCTGTGCTGCTGAACGACCGCATCCCAAAGATCACTACACCGTACATGCGCTTCTACGAACTGGAAGCCCTGTGCGCGATGGGCGAACAAAATTACGTACTGAACGAAATGAAGAACTACTGGGGAGGCATGTTAAAACTAGGCGCCACCAGCTTCTGGGAAGAATATGATCCTTCAAAAAAAGGCGTGGAACATTACGCCATGTACGGCCGTGACTTCGGTAAAAGCCTTTGCCACGCCTGGGGTGCCAGTCCCATCTACCTGCTGGGTAAGTATTACCTCGGCGTGAAACCGCTTACCGCAGGATATGCCACCTACGTAATCGAGCCGGTGCTGGGCGGATTGCAATGGATGCAGGGCAAGGTGCCGGTACCTGGTGGTGAGATCGATTTATACGTAAGCACACGCGAAGTGAAGGTAAAGGCGCCTTTCGGCCAGGGCACTTTACGTATCAGGAGTAAGACAAAACCTTCCGGGATAGAGGTGAATGCGGTTGCCAAAGCAGGTAACTGGTACGAAATACCCGTGGCGCCGGGACGGGATTATGTAGTGAAATATACAGCAATGCCATGA
- a CDS encoding sodium:solute symporter family transporter — protein MLIRLHYLDYGIVGLYLLVLLYIGYRASIGARKSGEDMFLAGKSLNWYSIGFNMWGTNVGPSMLLAFASIGYSTGIVAGNFEWYAFVFLFLLAMVFAPRYIASKVTTMPEFMGQRFGDGTRNILAWYALIKILISWLSLGLFAGGFLVRQILGIPMWQSVIALVLFAGLFTFAGGLKAIARVNVFQMILLIAVSLMLTVMGIHKVGGITALFEKAPPEYWNLVHPATDASYPWHAILLGYPVSAIAFFCTDQAMVQSVLGARNLEQGQLGVSFIGWLKILSLPLFIIPGIICYELYPGLKDPSEAYMTLVTQLFPPGLNGLVIVVLIAVLVGTIGSSLNALSTVFTSDIYVKKIHPAADNRQVVRMGRMTVLAGCLFAVGMAIAIDSIKGLNLFDVFQAVLGFIAPSLSVVFLLAVFWRGTTTKAVNFTLSWGSAISLGTGICYLWIFPKDQYPQWPHYLLLSFYIFVVLLLLAVLISRLGQPAPAPVGNTAAMLKKPTRLVWTVWIALIVVMISLYIFFNGF, from the coding sequence ATGCTAATCCGCCTGCATTATCTCGACTACGGTATCGTAGGACTGTACCTCCTGGTATTGTTATACATCGGTTACAGGGCCAGTATTGGCGCGCGTAAGTCGGGCGAAGACATGTTCCTGGCCGGCAAATCGCTGAACTGGTACAGCATCGGGTTTAACATGTGGGGCACGAACGTTGGTCCGTCCATGTTACTGGCCTTCGCAAGTATTGGTTACAGCACCGGCATTGTAGCGGGCAACTTCGAATGGTATGCCTTCGTGTTCCTCTTCCTGTTGGCGATGGTATTTGCACCGCGATACATTGCCAGTAAAGTGACCACCATGCCGGAGTTCATGGGCCAGCGTTTCGGCGACGGTACCCGTAACATACTGGCCTGGTATGCTTTGATCAAGATCCTGATATCCTGGTTGTCGCTCGGCTTGTTTGCGGGCGGCTTCCTGGTACGGCAGATACTGGGCATTCCAATGTGGCAGTCCGTGATCGCACTGGTGCTGTTTGCGGGCTTGTTCACCTTTGCCGGTGGGCTAAAGGCCATTGCCCGTGTGAACGTATTTCAAATGATATTGCTGATCGCCGTGTCGCTCATGCTGACGGTGATGGGTATCCATAAAGTAGGGGGGATTACCGCATTGTTCGAAAAGGCCCCGCCGGAATACTGGAACCTGGTTCATCCCGCCACAGATGCGAGTTATCCCTGGCACGCGATCCTGCTGGGCTACCCTGTTTCGGCCATCGCCTTCTTTTGTACGGACCAGGCGATGGTGCAGTCTGTATTGGGCGCGCGCAACCTGGAACAAGGTCAGCTGGGCGTGAGTTTCATCGGTTGGCTGAAGATTTTGTCACTGCCGCTGTTTATCATTCCCGGCATCATTTGTTATGAATTGTACCCAGGATTAAAAGACCCCAGCGAAGCCTATATGACCTTGGTGACACAACTGTTCCCGCCCGGGCTGAACGGCCTTGTGATCGTCGTATTGATCGCGGTGCTCGTGGGTACCATTGGTTCTTCGTTGAATGCGTTAAGTACTGTATTTACGAGTGATATTTACGTGAAGAAGATTCATCCTGCGGCCGATAACCGGCAGGTCGTGCGTATGGGCCGCATGACGGTATTAGCGGGTTGCCTGTTCGCCGTAGGCATGGCCATCGCCATCGATAGTATTAAGGGCCTGAACTTGTTTGATGTATTCCAGGCAGTATTGGGCTTTATCGCGCCTTCTTTGTCGGTGGTGTTTCTATTGGCAGTATTCTGGAGAGGGACGACGACGAAGGCAGTGAACTTCACGTTGTCGTGGGGATCGGCTATTAGTTTGGGTACGGGCATTTGCTATTTGTGGATATTCCCGAAAGATCAATACCCACAGTGGCCGCACTACCTATTGCTATCATTTTATATTTTCGTAGTGCTCCTTTTGCTCGCGGTGTTGATTTCGCGGTTAGGTCAGCCTGCACCTGCCCCCGTGGGTAATACGGCCGCCATGCTGAAAAAGCCTACCCGCCTGGTATGGACAGTCTGGATAGCCCTGATTGTTGTGATGATTAGCCTGTATATTTTCTTTAACGGATTCTAA
- a CDS encoding Gfo/Idh/MocA family protein, giving the protein MLTIGILGLGEGSSTISAAIHSEKVKLKTICDRDIALCRKRADEFQAYDYTTDYQEMLDDKGIDIIAIYTPDHLHAEHVKRALLHNKHVICTKPFIDNLADAAELINLQKQTGKKVFVGQSSRFFEPFRKQRADFEQGVIGELMTIESYYHADHRWFLEKKWALEASFKWLYGGLSHPVDFIRWYLPEIEEVMGYGMISKNGQTAGLKNEDTMHFIFRAADGRIARVSGAYTGPVQPTSRDSGMSCILRGTVGASQADYHELRYAVTDAAGEKRTITWGDEQLNYYFRFEGQKHHAGEYQNYIEYFVDSIEQDFTAYPNLQEGIGTIALLQAMDESLATGLPVKVKDILARFGLPASLLHDTSNVVC; this is encoded by the coding sequence ATGCTAACCATTGGTATTTTAGGATTAGGCGAAGGCAGCAGCACCATTTCCGCTGCCATACACAGTGAAAAAGTAAAGCTTAAAACTATTTGCGACCGCGACATTGCGTTATGCCGTAAGCGGGCAGACGAGTTTCAAGCCTACGACTATACGACCGATTACCAGGAAATGCTGGACGATAAAGGCATTGACATCATTGCCATTTACACGCCCGATCACCTGCATGCCGAACATGTAAAGAGAGCGCTGTTACATAACAAACACGTCATCTGCACAAAACCCTTTATCGATAACCTGGCCGACGCGGCGGAGCTCATCAACCTGCAAAAGCAAACAGGCAAAAAAGTATTTGTCGGACAAAGCTCCCGTTTCTTCGAGCCGTTCAGGAAACAACGCGCCGACTTCGAACAGGGCGTTATCGGCGAACTGATGACGATCGAAAGCTACTACCATGCCGATCATCGTTGGTTCCTGGAAAAGAAATGGGCGCTGGAGGCCTCTTTCAAATGGCTGTACGGCGGCTTAAGCCACCCGGTGGACTTCATACGCTGGTACCTGCCCGAGATCGAAGAGGTGATGGGGTATGGCATGATCAGTAAAAACGGACAAACGGCCGGACTGAAAAACGAGGATACGATGCACTTCATCTTTCGTGCTGCGGATGGTCGCATTGCCCGCGTGAGTGGCGCGTATACAGGTCCGGTGCAGCCGACGAGCCGCGACAGTGGCATGAGTTGTATCCTTCGGGGTACCGTTGGGGCTAGCCAGGCAGACTATCACGAGTTGCGATATGCCGTAACCGACGCTGCCGGCGAAAAGCGGACGATCACCTGGGGCGACGAGCAGCTGAATTACTATTTCCGTTTTGAAGGCCAAAAGCACCACGCAGGCGAGTATCAGAATTATATTGAATATTTCGTCGACTCCATAGAACAAGACTTCACCGCCTATCCCAACTTACAGGAAGGCATTGGTACGATCGCTTTACTGCAGGCCATGGATGAGAGTCTGGCTACGGGGCTGCCTGTCAAAGTGAAGGACATACTCGCGCGGTTTGGACTGCCCGCATCTTTATTACATGATACAAGCAACGTCGTATGCTAA